CTGGAATCGTTCAAGCAGACCGGTGTGCATTTTGCTCTTATAACTGATGAATACGGGAGCATTCAGGGAGTGATAACCCTGCACGACATCCTTGAAGCCATTGTGGGCGAAGTCCGTTCTCTGGGCGAGCCTGAGGAGGCGCAGATTAGAGTTAGAGAGGACGGCTCCTGGTTGATTGACGGGGATACGCCCATTGAAAAAGTTAAGGATTTTCTGCCTGTGGATTCCTTTCCAGGAGAGAAAGAGGGTTACTACCGGACAATTGCCGGGCTGATTATTTTTATTCTGCAGCGAATTCCAGTAACTGGAGACTTTATTGTACACGGAGGACTGCGGTATGAAGTTGTGGATATGGACGGCAATCGAATAGATAAGGTGCTTGTGACGCGGTTTCCCCAGGCTCCTGAAGATCAAACACCTGCTCCTAAGATTTGAGTGACTGTAATCCACTCATAACTTTTTCGCATCTGAATGATAAAGTTTCAGAATGGTATTGAAGAGACTAAATACCCTGCAAATTAAAAAAAAGAAATTAAAGAGAATTTCGATAAACTGTATTTTTATTTCTGGAAATAAAGGGATTTTTCAGGGGTTATCACGCTCGAAATTCTCAATCCCGTTTTTATCGGGCTTGAACAGGCGATTAGGGCCTTTCAAAGATTTTATTTGCTGCATGTTGACTGTTTAGAGCTAATCGCGCAGTCGATCTGATCACAGGTCTTTCCGGAGTTGTCAGCGCAGCTTCTCTGGTCGCATGCCTGACCACATTCATCTACACAGTTTTCACAGCAGTCGCCTTCACAGTCTGCCTCGGTACAGTTTTCACAGCAGTCTCCTGTGCAGTTATCCAGACCGCAGACGTCTATACATTTATCACAGCAGTCGCCTTCACAGTCTGCCTCGGTACAGTCGTCACAGCAGTCTCCTGTGCAGTTATCCAGACCGCAGACGTCTATACATTTCTCGCAGCAGTCGCCTTCACAGTTTGCCTCGGTACAGTCGTCACAGCAGTCTCCAATGCAGTTTGATTTGTCGCAGCCGCCAAAGGACAGGCTGTTTAGATCACTGTAAGCAGGGGATTTCTCAGCTTGGCATGCTGAGGCTGTAAACATTCCTATAGTTAATAACATTAATGCAACAGAAACAGATGCTGTAATTTTCCAGATTGACTTTCTGTCAAAATCCATTTTTTTCCTCCTTATTTGTTTACATTTGATCCGAGAATACTCGCAATCGAAAGCCAACTGGAGAAATTAAAATATAAACATACTTATTTCTATAGTGTATTATAAAAATCCAAAAAAGAGTTTAAAGCTTTGTAACGCTTTATTTTCAAACATTAAAGATTACAAAATTATAGATTGTTTTTAACTCTGTTCAGAATCAATTTAAGACTAAACCTGAGGCTCTTAAGGAGGTTACATATTCTAAAATCTTGATACAGTCTTTTGCAATCGAACAAATCAGTCATATGGAGAATTTTTCTTCATACTGAATTCTTAAAGGTCAAAACTACAAAGGAAGCTTATATTTCATACGTTTAATGGAAAACTAGCATTAAAAATGCTCTTCATGCTATTTTTTTATAAAACCTGTCAGTTTCTCTCAAAATAATAAGAATAACCTGATCAACATTTTCTGGAAATAGGAGAAGGAAATTATATGGAAATTATTATATTTGCAGTGCACTATTTCCTTCTCACTTGTTTACTTTTATTTTTTCTGTGTATGTTCCAGAATCCAGTTTCCGATAACCTCTAGAGCAGTTGGAGAGATAGTTTCTTCTATTCTCGCGTATTCTGTGGGAGATCCCGTATTAGCGGTCTGGAATAAATGGTTGAGACCTGGCAACTCTTTAACTGAATAATCTTTATTGCCTCCTGCCCTGAGAGCCTCATCAATAGCGCGGAGGTTTTCTTTAGGCGGAACTTGAAGGTCTTTTTCCCCATTGATTGCCAGTACGGGACATTTAACTCTCATCAATGTTGGTCTTGGGTCATATGTCAGGAAGAAGCGCATCCAGGGTGAGGTGAGTTCTTTTACCTGCGAGTCAATAGCAGCCTCGGAATAGCCTAAATTTGCTTTTTCCTCTTCGCTCAGATTTGCCAGTTCAGCCCTTAGAATCTCACGAAGCTTCTCCTCAGCAATTGTATTATTTTCTTCCTCCTTTACTACAGAAAACATTCTATTCAGCAAAGCTCTATTTTGCGCAATAGTCTCATTACTTACTCCCTCGGCTCTTGCAATCAGGTCACTTTGCATATACAGAATTTCCTCTCCAGTCAGCCCAGGGGCTGCCATCAGTACAATGAATGCAATGTCTGGAGATTTTACTGCCACCATAGGTGCAATCAGACCTCCTTCGCTGTGCCCTATCAGTCCTATTTGGTCCGGATTTATTTCAGGGCGGTTTTTTAGAAATTCAACACCTGCAAGTACATCTCCTGCAAAGTCCTCGGTTGTAGCCTGTGAAAAATTCCCAGTCGATCCTCCAATACCTCGATCATCTACCCGAAGTACGGCAATACCCTGGCGTGTCAGATAATCCGAAAGTACAAGGAATGGACGGTGTCCGAAGACCTCTTCATCACGATTTTGCTGACCTGAGCCCGTTATGAGTATGACTGCCGGGAAGGGTCCCTCTGACTGTGGAAGCGTTAATGTTCCTGCCAGCTTTATTCCTGCTTCTTTATTTTCATAAACAACCTCTTCTTCAGTATATGGATATGGTTTTACAGGGTTCTGAGGTCTTTGCACTTCAGGGATCTTCTCAGTCCTGTTAAGGATAAGTGGGAAAGTTGATCCTGCCTGTTTCCATTCTCCTTCAATAGTCTCGCTACTCTCCTTATATACCCCTTCAAAACTTCCCCCGATGGATTTTACCTCGAGGTTCAAAATGCCTTCTTTATAACTGACAGTATCAACCGGTATACCGCTTACTCCCTGATCAGGGCTATCCATGCTGGCATTGATAGACCCATCAGGATTAGTAGAAATATTGAATACTATCCTTAACTGCAACCCACCTGGGACGGTTAAATTTCCCATCCAGATGCCTTCTATGTCGCTGAGATCTTCAACACCCTCATCAGTCGTGTTATTAATTTGTGAACTGTCTTGCTGCTGTCCATCTGGTTGAAAAGTGCATCCCAGACTCATTATAGTAATAATCAGCAAGACCAAGCAAATTGTTACTTTACTTCTCATAATCTCCTCTCTTTCACATTTTTAATCTGGCGTTTTTTTTCCCTCTCTATTTGCCTCTCTTTGAATATCTGATCTTTTAATGGGATTGTTTCTGCGCTTGTAGAGTCGGAAAGGAATGAATATTAGAAAAATGAATAAGTTAAAACTTATGGCTGAAATTCTAATTCTCAGAAGGTAAAGCTAGGAAATCACGTTTGAGGTATGATAAATGAGATGGCAGGAAAAGAAGAAAGCAAGTTCAAGAAAAGGCAAATTAAGTAGTGAGAGTTAAAGCTATATTAGAAAAAGATAAGGAAATAGTGATAGTTGAAAGCTATATTGGAAAAGTTAAGGAAAAATAGAATAAGTAAGAACTCATCTCCTGAGAATCATTGTTCTCAGCCTATCAGCAGCGCTTGCAGACTTATCGGCAATGCCTCCTATCCTTTCGACAAGCCCTATAAGGTGGCAGACGCCTGCGCCCCCGATAGCATCCTCATTTTCGAAGATTTCTCTTAATAGGGCTGTTTCAAGCACATCCACATCATGTTCAAGCTTTTCGACTTCAGGAATTATGGTCAGTGTTTCCTTTATCTCTTCCTTGCTGAAGGAAGTTGCAAGTAGCTTGTAAAGCTTGCCTACGAGTTCATCGTATAACCTTGCAGTTTTCAGGGAGGTGCCCATTAACTCCATAAAGCCTTCTTTAATCTTATCAGGAACATCTTTGCAGGGGCGAAGGGTCATCCAGTAAGCGGCAGCCTGGGCGTAGTCGGCAATGGAATCCTGCTGCTTAAGGAAAGAAAGAAGATCCTTTTTGTTCACTGGCAGCTTCACTGAAGAGGGAATCCCTGCCCTTATCTTCTGTTTGAGTTTGTCAGCCTCATGCTCCAGCTTGTCAATCTCTTCCGTCCTCTCTTCAAGTATGGGATAATTGCCTGCACAGTAGGCTTCCATTGCTTCAGCCAGCTTTTCAACTGCCATCACTCCCTTTTTAGCGTGTTCTTCCAGAGGCAC
The Methanosarcina thermophila TM-1 genome window above contains:
- a CDS encoding alpha/beta hydrolase family protein yields the protein MRSKVTICLVLLIITIMSLGCTFQPDGQQQDSSQINNTTDEGVEDLSDIEGIWMGNLTVPGGLQLRIVFNISTNPDGSINASMDSPDQGVSGIPVDTVSYKEGILNLEVKSIGGSFEGVYKESSETIEGEWKQAGSTFPLILNRTEKIPEVQRPQNPVKPYPYTEEEVVYENKEAGIKLAGTLTLPQSEGPFPAVILITGSGQQNRDEEVFGHRPFLVLSDYLTRQGIAVLRVDDRGIGGSTGNFSQATTEDFAGDVLAGVEFLKNRPEINPDQIGLIGHSEGGLIAPMVAVKSPDIAFIVLMAAPGLTGEEILYMQSDLIARAEGVSNETIAQNRALLNRMFSVVKEEENNTIAEEKLREILRAELANLSEEEKANLGYSEAAIDSQVKELTSPWMRFFLTYDPRPTLMRVKCPVLAINGEKDLQVPPKENLRAIDEALRAGGNKDYSVKELPGLNHLFQTANTGSPTEYARIEETISPTALEVIGNWILEHTQKK
- a CDS encoding TIGR00153 family protein; protein product: MIDYIRSVLDVVAESPFVPLEEHAKKGVMAVEKLAEAMEAYCAGNYPILEERTEEIDKLEHEADKLKQKIRAGIPSSVKLPVNKKDLLSFLKQQDSIADYAQAAAYWMTLRPCKDVPDKIKEGFMELMGTSLKTARLYDELVGKLYKLLATSFSKEEIKETLTIIPEVEKLEHDVDVLETALLREIFENEDAIGGAGVCHLIGLVERIGGIADKSASAADRLRTMILRR